The sequence GGTATAATTCGCGGTTTGGGATATGAAAAGTGCGTGCTTGTAGGTCATGATTGGGGAGGAGGGATTGCTTGGAATTTTGCTTATACTTATCCAGAAATGGTAGAGCGATTAATCATTATGAATCATCCCCATTATGCAAAATTCTCTGAAGGTTTCCGAACACCTCAACAATTATCACGTAGCTGGTATGTATTCTTGTTTCAACTACCTGTAATTCCTGAATTATATGTTCAATCTCAAGATTACAAATTTATTGAGGATGCTATTAAAGGTATGGCAGTCGATAAAAGTGCCTTTACTAAAGAAGATATCGACGCTTATAAAAATGCCATAAAAAAACCAGGGGCTTTGAGTGCAACAATAAATTACTATCGAAATATTTTTAGTTCCCAAATGTTGAATCAAAATTGGAGCATACTGGAAGTTCCAACTTTAATGATTTGGGGAGAAGAAGATACTGCATTAGGAAAAGAATTAACCTACGGAACCCAAGACTATGTTAAAGATTTTCAAATTAGATATATTTCTAACTGTAGCCATTGGGTACAGCAAGAACAGCCACAATTGGTCAATCAATATATGCGAGAATTTTTAACTGCTTGATTTTACTTACTTTTTCTGCAATTGTGGTTTCTGAAGTAATTAATTATTGAATTATGAATAAGGATAATATTTTAAAACAGCGAACAGTGTAGCGAAGCGTGACACGAAGTGATATACAGTTCCTTCCGGCTGATGGTTGGGGATGAGCGGGGTACCACCAAATCCTTTCACCAATTAGTGGGGAATTAAACCTAGTTAATACAACTGGTAACTGATGATCCACATCCTCCGGATGAACAACTGATAACGTTTTGTGAAAAACGTACATATAAAATTATTTAACATTAAGATTTGTCTGTATTGTCCAAGTAATTATGTGATGAAGTCGCCATTAAGATTATTAACAGAACCATTTTTACAATTTCCGACTCCAACTTCAATTAGAGTTGTCTGGTTTACCGAATTTATGGGTGACGGACATGCAGTGTCTTACGGTAGTAACTTATTAGAAAGTGTCTTTACTAAAAATATTAGACCAATTCATTTAAGAGAAGATCAACAATCGCGAGTCGGAAAACAAACAGCAGATGAGCAAGTTTATTCGTACCCTGTTTTACGAGAAATTTGGCGGCATGAGGCTCACTTAACAGATTTAACTCCGGGTAAAAGAATTTCTTATCGAATCACAAGTATTGCTGAAAATAACGAGCTAATTAGCAGCCGGACATTTACTCTTGAACCTGCTCCACTACCAGGTAAACCCCTAAAGATTTTATTAACCTCCGACCATCAAATTAAGCCAATGGTAGCAGCTAACTTACAAAAAGTTAGAGAAACCTTTAAGCGAATAGACGCGGTTTTCTTTGCTGGCGATCTAGTCAACATACCAGATCGTGCTAGTGAATGGTTTGATGATAATCGCGGTAATGCTTTCTTTCCTTGTTTTCAGGGACGTGCTAAATACGTTATGAACTCGGATGGCGAAGAAAAAACTTACAAGGGGGGACAAATAATTCAAAACGCTCCCATATTTCCCTGTATTGGAAATCATGAAGTAATGGGACGCTTTAATACCGGAAAAAGCTTGAATGAGGAATTTAACGATACTATTCCCCGTCATGTTGCCCAGAAGCTGTATGGAGAGAGAACATTAGAATATAATTCATTCAATACCAATACTTTCGAGAAGATATTTAGTCTACCTGAAACTGACACAGGTGAAAAAGGTTACTATGCCGTCAGCTTTGGCGATATACGTTTGATAGTTTTATATGTAACTAATATGTGGCGATATCCTACGGCAGAAAACTCCCGTCGAGGAAAATATGCAGAGCCGCAGGAGGAATTAAATAACCCGCAAAATTGGGGATATGGACAGCATATTTACGAACCAATTGCTAAAGGCAGCACTCAATATAATTGGCTTGTTAAAGAACTTAACAGCGTTGAATATCAGCAAGCTAAATATAAGATAGTAATGTTTCATCATCCTCCACACACTTTAGGAGATAATATTGTACCTGCCTACACTGACCCAGTGCAAATAATAGAGAAGGACAAAAAAGGTAATGTGACATCGGTGCGATATGAATATCCCAAAGAGAAAGATTATATCAACCGTGACTTAATACCCTTGTTAGAAAAAGCCAAGGTACAGTTAGTATTTTACGGACATTCTCATTTGTGGAATCGTTTTGTAAGTCCCAGTGGAATGCATTTCTTGGAATCATCAAATGTAGGTAATTCCTATGGCGCGGCATATAGAGATAGAAAGCGAAGCAGTTTGCCAGATAATCATAATGACAATTATACAAAAACTGGCGACCCTTACGGATTAAAACCGGTAGTACCAGCAATCGCTCCACTTTTTGACGAAAACGGACAACCCTTACCTTATATTTCTAGTAACGAGATTACCGTATTCAGCGTCTTCGATACGGAACAAGGTACCATCAGTAGTTATCGTTTCGACACCAGTAAACCGGAATCTGAAGTCATTAAATTTGATGAGTTTCATTTAACAGTTGACAGTTAACAGTGAACAGTAAGCAACCAATTACCAATTACCAATTACCAATTACCAATTACCAATTACCAATTACCAATGCCCCATGCCCCATGCCCCATGCCCCATGCCCAATTCCCTAAATCAAATCATCATCCGTATTTTAGAACCATCTTGAGTTTTATTGACTTCAATGCGAGCGGCGAAGGCTTCTTTTAGGTGGGGCATATGAGTTACTGTGAGAATGCAGGCAAAGTCGGGAGCTATGGCATTGATTGCTGCGATTAATCTGTCGCATCCTTCATTATCTTGAGTACCGAATCCTTCATCAACTATCAGTAATTGCAATGCTGCTCCGGCTCGCTGCGCTAGTAATTTGGCTAATGCTAAACGAATTGCAAAGTTAATTCTAAAAGCTTCTCCACCAGAATAGGTTTCGTAGGCTCGGGTGCCTCTAGCATCGGCGATTAAAATATCTAAGGTGTCTATTAATTTGGCATTTTTCTTTTTGGCTTTACTGGTTTTACCCGCCCTTTGTGTAACGAATTGTACGTGTAATTGATTGGCACTTAGTCGGGAAAGTAATTGATTTGTCTCGGCTTCAAGCTGTGGCAAGACGTTTTCAATCATTAATGCTTGGATACCATTTTTACCAAATGCCTGGGCTAATTCCTGATAAACCCGCTGCTGGGATCGCACTGTTTTGAGTTGCTGTTGCTTTTCGGTATGCTGAATTTGCAAATTTTCTAAATATTGAGACTGCTGCTGTAAACGTCCTAAATGACCGAGTTTATCGTCGAGTTGACGACGACGGTTAGCTAATTTCTGTTCTAAATCTTGAATTTGAGCAGTGGGGTTGGTGGTTTGTTCAAGCTGAGCAATAATACCGTTAATATTTGTCGCTAACTGCTGTTTTTCGCTCAACCTAGCTTTTAAAGCTTCCTCTACATGTTGCGATCGCTTTTTGATTTCGGGATATTGGGAAAGGGCTGAAACTAATTGCTGATGCAGCAAATGCCAAGATTGAGCTTGTCTTACATCTATGCGAATTTGGTTATGACGTTCGTTATCGTAACCCATATGAGTAATTTGATTCTCTAATTCTTTGATAGCTCTGGCAATTTCGGAATCAACTTGCTCTAATTCGATTTGATGTTCTAATTGATTAATAGTTGTTTGAATTTCCGGTTTTCTCGCTGCTAACTGCGCTTGTCGCTTGCGTGCATCTTTAATTTGTCCTTGTTTAATTTCTGCCCATCGCCATTTTTCAACTTCGCTACGAGCTAAAGCATGATTCTGTTCGTTGTAATCAAGCTGTTGTAAATACTCTTCTAACTCCTGCAATTCTTTTTGCTTTTGGGGGGCATAATCACCTAGGCGCAAAGTTACTTCTAATCTTTCTTTTTCATCAGTAATTTGCTGTATCTGTTGGTCAACTTCACTAGTTGCTTGCAGTTGTGCGGCTAATTCTCCTTTTTGCTCGCGTAAAGATTCATAGGGAGATAATTTACTGTTAACACTGCGATATTCCTGCCTAAATAGCTGAATTTCTCGCTCTGAGACTGCTAGCTGTTCGCGAAATACCCATAATTGCCCCTGAGTATCGTTGTATTCAACCTCAGTTTTATCCACTACTCGATTCCAGTGATGCTCATCTAAAGGACGCTCGCATAAAGGACAAATCGCATCGGGGTTTTGCAACATTTGCAATTTTTGTTCTAACTCACCTAAGAGCCGTTCGTATTCGCGCTGCTGAGCGTGCAAACGCTCCATAAAACTCCGTTTTTCCAGTCCTTTTTCCTGTAGTCTTTGCAGATAAACCTTATCTTTATCTAACTGTTCAATCTTCGTTTCTACTTCCATAACCGCTTGCTGGATTTGCGGTTGCCTGCGAGATTGGTTTTGCAGTTGTCTATGTGTAGTCTCTAGCTGTTCAACTCGGGCTACTATCCCTGCTTGAGTGCGATGTAGCTCGGTTTGCAATAAGGAGCGCTGCTGCAACAAAGGAGAAACCTGCATTTGCAAATTATCTAAATGGCTTAAATGCCCGCGAGCCGCTTTCAATTTTTCTAGCGCTGTTTCTACGTCACCAGTATGCTTGAGAGTCCGCTCGATATCTTTTTCCTGTTGCTGTAGCGCTTCTAATTGTGCTTGAGATTGCTGCAACTGCCGCTCAATTCCTTGAATATGCTTGCTCAGCTGAGAAAGTTTTTGCTGGCGTAATTGAGAAGCACGGGTATATTGTGCAAACAAAGCCCCCATTGATTCTTCCTCAGATTGCAGAGTTTGATAATGGGCATATCCGGCTTTGATTTCTGCTTCTCGATTTAATAATCCTTTTAAAGAATCAAGTTGAGCTTTCAAACTAGATTGCTCGCTTTCCAGACGCTTGCTATCTTGAGTGAGATTGTTATATTGCTGGCGAACAAAATGTAACTGTTCTTCCCAACCTTGTCGCTGATGTTGGATAACCTGCAAATTTTGCAACTGGATATTATCAAAACCCTGTAACTTTTGTAGTTCGTTGAGTTCAGTTTCTAATTCGGTTTTTTGTTGAGCAATAGTTTCTTGCTGTTGGAGTTGAGTTTTGATCGAGCCTAGAGTACGCTCTAATTCTTCTCCTCGCGCTTTTAACTGACGGGATAACTCTTTGGCTTTGTCTTCAAGCTCATCGTATTGATTTAACTTTAATAACTCGGCTAAAATCTCTTTACGCTCGCTTGGACGCTTGAGCATGAACTCATCAGCTCGCCCCTGACGCAAGTAAGCAGAATTAATAAAAGTATCGTAATCTAGCTTAATATGACTAAGGATTACCTCTTGAGTCGCCCTTAAACCTTTACTTGTCAGGGACTTAAACCCCTCTTGTGTCTCAATTTGAAACTCTAAAGCGCTACTAGAACCCCGACGGCGAGTCCGAATTACTCTATAAATTTCTCCGTTTGCTTCAAAAGTAAAATCGACTCGGACATCTTTGGCTCCAGTGTGGATAATATCGTCCTCTGAAGCGGCTCTGCTTTCACCCCATACTACCCAGGTGATAGCCTCTAAAAGCGAAGACTTGCCAGCTCCATTAGAACCACAAATACACGCCGTATGCAATCCGCTAAAATCTAAACTTGCATCTTGATAACTAAGAAAGTTTTTTAATGTTACTTGTACCGGAATCATTTAGGCTACAGGAGAGCTATGACTTTTTATTAATAGCAGTACATATGCTGTTTCTGTAGTCTAACTATGTAGAAATATTCTTTCTAGTCTTTAAAGCCCCATTTTTACAAAACTTAACATTTTTACTAGCTTTTGTTTCCTATTAGGCAAAATATTTTTTATTTGTCAGCGAAAAAGAATATTTATCAGAGGGAGATGGGGAAGCAGAGAATTATGAATAATAAATTACGACTATAGCTATAATATTTAATCTTTAAATCTTGTTCTTCAATCACTTTTACTCCAAGGATTACCTCAAGAATTTGAATTCAAAATCCCTACAAAAATGATCGGCGATTAAAATCTAAAATTTCTAATTATTATCAGCGGACTGTACAGCCCGCACTACAATAATTTTAATTTTCCTGTTGTGTAATTTACATACATGCCAGCTTAACAGGTA comes from Rivularia sp. PCC 7116 and encodes:
- a CDS encoding alpha/beta fold hydrolase → METLQHGYITTNGIKLHYVTQGSGPLMLMLHGFPEFWYSWRYQIPEFASDFKVVAPDLRGYNDSDKPLEQSAYVMKELVRDVEGIIRGLGYEKCVLVGHDWGGGIAWNFAYTYPEMVERLIIMNHPHYAKFSEGFRTPQQLSRSWYVFLFQLPVIPELYVQSQDYKFIEDAIKGMAVDKSAFTKEDIDAYKNAIKKPGALSATINYYRNIFSSQMLNQNWSILEVPTLMIWGEEDTALGKELTYGTQDYVKDFQIRYISNCSHWVQQEQPQLVNQYMREFLTA
- a CDS encoding metallophosphoesterase family protein; amino-acid sequence: MKSPLRLLTEPFLQFPTPTSIRVVWFTEFMGDGHAVSYGSNLLESVFTKNIRPIHLREDQQSRVGKQTADEQVYSYPVLREIWRHEAHLTDLTPGKRISYRITSIAENNELISSRTFTLEPAPLPGKPLKILLTSDHQIKPMVAANLQKVRETFKRIDAVFFAGDLVNIPDRASEWFDDNRGNAFFPCFQGRAKYVMNSDGEEKTYKGGQIIQNAPIFPCIGNHEVMGRFNTGKSLNEEFNDTIPRHVAQKLYGERTLEYNSFNTNTFEKIFSLPETDTGEKGYYAVSFGDIRLIVLYVTNMWRYPTAENSRRGKYAEPQEELNNPQNWGYGQHIYEPIAKGSTQYNWLVKELNSVEYQQAKYKIVMFHHPPHTLGDNIVPAYTDPVQIIEKDKKGNVTSVRYEYPKEKDYINRDLIPLLEKAKVQLVFYGHSHLWNRFVSPSGMHFLESSNVGNSYGAAYRDRKRSSLPDNHNDNYTKTGDPYGLKPVVPAIAPLFDENGQPLPYISSNEITVFSVFDTEQGTISSYRFDTSKPESEVIKFDEFHLTVDS
- the sbcC gene encoding exonuclease subunit SbcC, whose translation is MIPVQVTLKNFLSYQDASLDFSGLHTACICGSNGAGKSSLLEAITWVVWGESRAASEDDIIHTGAKDVRVDFTFEANGEIYRVIRTRRRGSSSALEFQIETQEGFKSLTSKGLRATQEVILSHIKLDYDTFINSAYLRQGRADEFMLKRPSERKEILAELLKLNQYDELEDKAKELSRQLKARGEELERTLGSIKTQLQQQETIAQQKTELETELNELQKLQGFDNIQLQNLQVIQHQRQGWEEQLHFVRQQYNNLTQDSKRLESEQSSLKAQLDSLKGLLNREAEIKAGYAHYQTLQSEEESMGALFAQYTRASQLRQQKLSQLSKHIQGIERQLQQSQAQLEALQQQEKDIERTLKHTGDVETALEKLKAARGHLSHLDNLQMQVSPLLQQRSLLQTELHRTQAGIVARVEQLETTHRQLQNQSRRQPQIQQAVMEVETKIEQLDKDKVYLQRLQEKGLEKRSFMERLHAQQREYERLLGELEQKLQMLQNPDAICPLCERPLDEHHWNRVVDKTEVEYNDTQGQLWVFREQLAVSEREIQLFRQEYRSVNSKLSPYESLREQKGELAAQLQATSEVDQQIQQITDEKERLEVTLRLGDYAPQKQKELQELEEYLQQLDYNEQNHALARSEVEKWRWAEIKQGQIKDARKRQAQLAARKPEIQTTINQLEHQIELEQVDSEIARAIKELENQITHMGYDNERHNQIRIDVRQAQSWHLLHQQLVSALSQYPEIKKRSQHVEEALKARLSEKQQLATNINGIIAQLEQTTNPTAQIQDLEQKLANRRRQLDDKLGHLGRLQQQSQYLENLQIQHTEKQQQLKTVRSQQRVYQELAQAFGKNGIQALMIENVLPQLEAETNQLLSRLSANQLHVQFVTQRAGKTSKAKKKNAKLIDTLDILIADARGTRAYETYSGGEAFRINFAIRLALAKLLAQRAGAALQLLIVDEGFGTQDNEGCDRLIAAINAIAPDFACILTVTHMPHLKEAFAARIEVNKTQDGSKIRMMI